The genomic interval CACCGGGCCCGACGACTTCATTCATACCAACATCGTGGGCACATTCCACTTGCTGGAAGCCTGCCGCGAATTCTGGCTGTCGCGCGGTCAACCGTCCGCCTCGCTCCCAAACCGGTTTCATCACGTGTCCACGGACGAAGTCTATGGCAGCCTCGGGCCGACCGGATATTTCACGGAAACGACTCCGTACGCTCCGAACTCCCCTTACTCTGCGAGCAAGGCTGGAAGTGATTTGCTCGTGCGCGCGTATCATCACACCTACGGACTCCCGGCCGTCATTACGAATTGCTCGAACAATTACGGTCCGTTCCAATTCCCCGAAAAGCTCATTCCCGTGGTCATCCAGAGCGTCCTCGAGCGCCGTCCCATTCCGGTTTATGGCGATGGGATGAACGTCCGGGATTGGCTGTACGTGCGTGATCACACTGAAGCTTTGTGGCAGGTGCTCACGCGCGGGAGAGTCGGCGAAACGTACAATATCGGCGGCGGCAATGAATGGCCGAACCTCCGGTTGGTCGAACTCATCTGCGATTTGATCGATGAACTGGCGCCTCAACTCGGCGGCGGTTCGCGCAAGCTGATTACGTTTGTCAAAGACCGTCCCGGTCACGACCGCCGATACGCGATCGACGCAACAAAGATCCGCAAAGAACTGGGGTGGAGTTCGGCGCACACGTTCGAGCAGGGCATGCGAGAAACGGTGCAGTGGTATTTGAACAATCAGGCCTGGGTGAGCACGGTCAAACGCGGCGCGGCCGCCGCCGCAACCC from Verrucomicrobiota bacterium carries:
- the rfbB gene encoding dTDP-glucose 4,6-dehydratase; this translates as MNVLVTGGAGFIGSNVVQHVIDRPEVQRLVNLDCLTYAGHLANLTAVASHSKYVFEKVDLRDKTAVRRVVNHYEITHVLHLAAESHVDRSITGPDDFIHTNIVGTFHLLEACREFWLSRGQPSASLPNRFHHVSTDEVYGSLGPTGYFTETTPYAPNSPYSASKAGSDLLVRAYHHTYGLPAVITNCSNNYGPFQFPEKLIPVVIQSVLERRPIPVYGDGMNVRDWLYVRDHTEALWQVLTRGRVGETYNIGGGNEWPNLRLVELICDLIDELAPQLGGGSRKLITFVKDRPGHDRRYAIDATKIRKELGWSSAHTFEQGMRETVQWYLNNQAWVSTVKRGAAAAATQ